In Deinococcus irradiatisoli, the genomic stretch CCTTGCTGGTCGGGGTGCTCGATGCCCGGCACCACGCTGGGGTCGGGCTCGGCTTCTTCGGCGGCATCGTGGGAGCCGTGCTGCAACTGCTCGGGCAATTCGGCTCCGGCCACGAAACGGTGGGCGGCCTGCCCCTCGTCCTCGGCCGGCGTGTCCCGGTGGCCCAGCGGCGGTTCCTGGTCGGGCGGCTGGCCCTGCATCTGGCTTTGGGTCTGGCCGCCGCCACTCTGGCTTTGCGACTGGCTCTGGGTCTGGCCTGGCGCTTCCAGCGGCGCATTCTGAAAATAGCGCTGCGCCGCGCCCTCCGCCGGTCCGCCCGGCGAGGCGGTGCCCTGCAACTGACTCTGAATCTGCGGGTGCAGCGGGCCGTCGTGGTCGAGCACCCAGGTGTCCTTGCTGCCGCCGCCCTGCGAGGAATTCACCACCAGCGAGCCGCGCTTGAGCGCCACCCGCGTCAGGCCGCCCGGCACGATGGTCACCTCCTGGCCCACCAGGATGTAGGGCCGCAAATCCACGTGCGCGGCCTCGAAGTCGCCGGAATCCGGGTAGAAGGTGGGGTGGCGCGACAGGCCGATCACCGGCTGGGCGATGTAGTTGCGCGGGTTTTCGCGCACCTGCACCAGAAAGTCGTCGATCTCCTGCCGGGTGGCGGCCGGGCCGATCAGCATGCCGTAGCCGCCCGCCTCGCCCACCGCCTTGATCACCATTTCGGCGGCGTTGCCGAGCATATACGCCAGGTGGTCGGCGTCCCAGCCGAGGTAGGTCGGCACGTTGCCGAGAATCGGCGTTTCGTTCAGGTAGTACTCGATCATCTGTGGCACGTAGGCGTAGACCGCCTTGTCGTCGGCCACCCCCGCGCCGATGGCGTTGGCGATCGCCACCCGGCCCTGGCGGTAGACCTCGACGAGTCCCGGCACGCCCAGCGCCGAATCGCGCCGGAAGGTCAGCGGATCGAGGAAGTCGTCGTCCACCCGGCGGTAGATCACGTCCACCTGGGTGCGTCCGGCGGTGGTTCTCATCCAGACCCGGCCGTTGTCCACGAACAGATCGCGCCCCTCGACGAGTTCCACGCCCATCTGCTGGGCGAGGTAGGCGTGCTCGAAGTAGGCGCTGTTGTACATCCCCGGGGTCAGCAGCACCACCGTCGCTTCCGGCGCGCGCGGGCTGAGCGAACTCAGCACGTTCAGCAGGGCGGTGGTGTAGTGCTGCACGGTGCGCACGCCCTGCGAATCGAACATGCCGGGATAGATGCGGGTCATGGCGGCGCGGTTGGCCAGCAGGTACGACACGCCGCTGGGCGAGCGCAGGTTGTCTTCCAGCACCAGGTACTTGCCCTGCTCGTCGCGGATCAGGTCGCTGCCGACGATGTGGGTGTAGATGCCCAGCGGCACCTGCAGGCCGTGGACCTCGCGCCGGAAATGCGCCGAGGTGTAGACCAGTTCGCTGGGAATCACCCCGTCTTTGAGAATCTGGGCCTCGCTGTAGATGTCGCGCAAAAAAGCGTTGAGCGCTCCCACGCGCTGGGTCAGCCCGGCTTCCAGGGTGGCCCACTCGCCAGCCGGAATGATGCGCGGCACCGGGTCGAAGGGAAAGGTGCGCTCGGTGCCGGCGCTGTCGCCGTAGACGGTGAAGGTGATGCCCTGGTTGCGAAAGGCCAGGTCGAGCAGCGAGCGCCGGCGCTCGAACTCCGGCACACCGAGGCGCTCGAGGTAGGCCTGAACGCCCTGGTAGTGGGGCCTGACCGCGCCGTCCGGGGTGAACATCTCGTCAAAAAACCGCTGGCCTTGCTGGTAATTTTGCATGCCCTACCTCCCCAAACGTGCGCTCAGGATAGCGGAAAGCCGCGCGGACGTGAGTTTTTATGCAAACGCTTCAGAAGCTCATCGGTAGCGCCCGATCCGTTCGGTGAGCAGGGCGAAAAAGCCGTCGGCGTCCACCTTGAGCGCGGCGTCCACATTCGGCGGCCGGCCGGTCACGCGCCACACGTCGCCGATGGTGCGCCCGGCGCTCGGCCCCGCCGAGATGTCGATGTCCACCAGCAGCGGCCGCACCTCGAACAGTTCCGGGGCCAGCAGGTAGGCGGCCGTCATCGGGTCGTGCAGGGCGCCGCCGTCCCAGCCGTAGCGCTCGCGGTGGTGCTCGGCGAAGAACTCCAGCAGCACCGCCGTGAACTCGCCCACCGGGGTGCCCAGCGCCCGGAAGGCTGCCACCCGCCGGGAGTCGGCAATCGCCTGGTGGGTGACGTTGAGGCCGAACATGGTCAGCTTGAGGCCCGTCTCGGCGGCCGTTTCGAAGACGATCTGAGCGGCGTGCGGATCGCACAGGGCGTTGAACTCGGCGCTGGGCGACCAGTTGCCAGCCTCCAGGCTGCCGCCCATCCACACCACCTCGCGGATCAGCGTGGCGATGTCCGGGGCCAGCCGCAGCGCCAGGGCCAGGTTGGTCAGCGGGCCGGTGGGCAGCAGCGTCACCTCGCCGGGCCGGGCCCGCACCGTGTCGATGATGAACTGCGCGGCGTGCAGCGCTTCGGCGCCGCGGGTGGGCGTGGGCAGGTGCGGACCGTCGAGGCCGCTTTCGCCGTGCACCGCCTCGGCGCTGAGGCGCGGGACCACCAGCGGCCGGTCGGCGCCGGGGTACACCGGAAAGTCGCCGCCGATGAGTTCGCGCACCACCAGGGCGTTGTGGGTGGTGCGCTCCAGACCCACGTTGCCGTAGGTGGTGGTCACGCCCAGCACGTCGAGTTCGGGGCTCGAGCAGGCCAGCAGGATGTTGACGGCGTCGTCGTGGCCGGGGTCGCCGTCGAGGATGACCGGGCGGGAAGAAGAAGTCACAGGCGATGATGGCATGCCCGCCGGGCGATCGTCCGCTAAACTCCGGGCATGACTTCCGCCGCCCTCCGCCGCGTGCAGCAGCGCGCCGTGCCCGCCCGGCAGCTGCTGTGCGCCGTCAACCACCTGCGCCCGGCCCACCTGAGCAACTTCGTGAACGGCGCGACCCTGGCCCTGCCCAACGTCCTGACCGAACAGGGGCTCGAGCAGCTCGGCCCGGTGGCGGTGATCTACCACAACCCCGTCACCGAGGAGAGCAGCGGCCCGGTGGAGGTCTGCGTGCCGTACCAGGGCGAGCTGAAGCTGCCGCACGGCCTGACGCAGCGCCACGACCTGCCGCACCGCGAAGCGTACCTGCCGCTCACCAAGCGCGAATTCACCGACAGCGCCCTGTTCAACCGCGCCCGCAGCGAAGTGGAGCGCTACGCCCGGGCCAACGGCGACGTGCTGGGGCCGCTGCGGCAGATCGATTATGGCGTCTGGAACACCCGGGGCGAGACCGAAGTGGTCGGCGAACTGGCCCTGCCGCTGCGCTGGTTCAACCAGTTGCGGCCCGAAACGCGCGGACGTCTGTTTCCCTAAAAATCGCCGGGGCTTTCCCCTTGACTCTTCCCCTGGGGCAGGGCGCAGACTGCGCTTACCTCCGGAGGAAGCAGGACATGGCCGAGTTTTCCACCCGCACCACCATGACCATCGGCGCCTTCTCGCGCCTCAGCCGCCTGAGTCTCAAGGCGCTGCGGCTCTACGACGCCCTGGGCCTCTTGTCGCCGGTGCAGACCGACGAGCATAGCGGCTACCGCTACTACGATCCGGCCCAACTCGCCCGCGCCCGGCAGATCAGCTTGCTGCGTCAGCTCGACGTGCCGCTTCAGGGCATCGCCGAACTGCTCGACGCCCCGAGTGCCGAGCGCCCGGCCCGCTTCCGAGCGCTGTGGGAGGGCCTCGAAATGGCCCACCGGCAGCGGCGCGCCCTGGCCGAGTACCTGATGACCCAGGTGTTTCCCGAACAGAGGAGTTCCAGCATGACCCAGCCCTCCACTTCTCCCACCTTCACGGCGCAGCAGCGCTTCGTGCCCGAGCAGCGCGTCGCCACCCTCACCCGGCGCGTGTTCGTCGGCGAGCTTCAGGCCTTCTTCGAGGACTCGGCCCGGGTGCCGCAGCTGCTCAGGGCCCAGGGCGCCGAGCCCGCCGGGCCGATGTTCGCCCTGTATCACGGCGAGGTCAACCAGGACAGCGACGGCCCGGTGGAGATCTGTTTTCCCTACCGCGGCGAGGCGCAGGCCGAAGGCGACGTGCAGCTCAGAAGCGAGCCAGCCCACCATGAAGCGTATATCACCCTGACCAAAAGCGAGTTCGAGTTTCCGCAGATTCTGGGCGCCTACGACGCGGCGCACGCAGCGGCCACCCAGCTCGGCGAATGTGGGCAGCTCTCGCCGCGCGAAATCTACACCGCCGACTGGCCGGCCGCCGGTCCCGACGACCCAGTGGGCGACGTGGCCTGGCCGTTCGTGCCGCGACCTTAGCTTGGCAGCATCGCCCGCGCCAGCAGCACTTCCGTGCCCGCCAGCCCCACCGACAGAAAGAGGGTGATGTCCTCCGGTCGGCGGGGCGGCGGGTTTTGCAGACAGGTGCCCAGCGCCAGGACAGGGAAATTCGCCGCGAGATGCCCGCCGGGAGCCGCGCCGAGTTGCGCCGGGCTGTCAGTGGCGATCACGGTGCAGCGCTCTGTCAGTTCCGGTGGCAGTTCGTGGCGCCCTCTTTCTTTGGCCCCCAGGCTGGCGACGTGCGTTCCGGGCCGCACCCAGCCCGCTTTGACGACCGGCACGGCGCTGCTGGTCGCCAGGGTCAGCAGGTCGCTCTCGGCGCAGACCTGCTCGGCGCTGCCCACGCTCTGGGCATTCAGACCCCGTTCGCGCAGCTCGGCGGCCAGGCGCTCGCGGTGCTGGGCATTCGGACTGTAGATTCGCACCTGTGAAAGCGGGCGCACCGTCGCCACGGCCAGCGCGTGCGCTTTGGCCTGTACCCCGCTGCCGATCAGGCCCAGGCGCGAGGCGTCCCCGCGTGCCAGCACGTCGGCGGCCACCGCGCCCAGCGCCGAAGTTCGCAGCGGCCCCAGCGCGCTGCCCACCACCACGCCTTCGAGCTGGCCCTGGGTATTCCACACCGCCACCAGCTGCTCTTCGAGCGGCGTCTCTACGCTGGGGTAGGCCCGAAAGCCCATCACCTCGGAGGTCGCGCCCACCGTGAAGGTCAGGCCGGCGGCACTCAGGCGCGGCGGCGCGGTGAGCTGGCCCCCGGCGTGCAGGCGCAGGGCCGAGCGCATCACCTCCACCGCCTCCGCCACGGGAAAGTTCTGCACATCGGTATCGGTCAGCAGGCGCATGCCCTCAGGGTAAGGCCAAGTTGACAAGGCCGCGCGGCCTGGGCTTCAATGGGCCAATATTATGAAAAAATTCCTGCCTGGAAGGCATCTGGGAGCCGCCGCCGTCGTGACGGCGGCCCTGTCGTCGTGCAACCTGTCTACCGCGCCCGCCGCCAGTCTGACCAGGCGCCCCTGGCAAGACGAGGTGATCTACTTCGCGCTCACCGACCGCTTCAGCAACGGTGACGCCAGCAACGACAACGGGGCCGGGCGCCCCGGCGACGCCGCCGACAAGACCAACCCGCTCGGCTGGCACGGCGGCGATTTCAAGGGCCTGAGCGCCAAGATCAACCAGGGCTACTTCAAGGCCCTGGGTGTCAGCGCCATCTGGGTCAGCCCGGTGGTGGTGCAGGTGCCCGCCATTCCGGTA encodes the following:
- a CDS encoding circularly permuted type 2 ATP-grasp protein, with amino-acid sequence MQNYQQGQRFFDEMFTPDGAVRPHYQGVQAYLERLGVPEFERRRSLLDLAFRNQGITFTVYGDSAGTERTFPFDPVPRIIPAGEWATLEAGLTQRVGALNAFLRDIYSEAQILKDGVIPSELVYTSAHFRREVHGLQVPLGIYTHIVGSDLIRDEQGKYLVLEDNLRSPSGVSYLLANRAAMTRIYPGMFDSQGVRTVQHYTTALLNVLSSLSPRAPEATVVLLTPGMYNSAYFEHAYLAQQMGVELVEGRDLFVDNGRVWMRTTAGRTQVDVIYRRVDDDFLDPLTFRRDSALGVPGLVEVYRQGRVAIANAIGAGVADDKAVYAYVPQMIEYYLNETPILGNVPTYLGWDADHLAYMLGNAAEMVIKAVGEAGGYGMLIGPAATRQEIDDFLVQVRENPRNYIAQPVIGLSRHPTFYPDSGDFEAAHVDLRPYILVGQEVTIVPGGLTRVALKRGSLVVNSSQGGGSKDTWVLDHDGPLHPQIQSQLQGTASPGGPAEGAAQRYFQNAPLEAPGQTQSQSQSQSGGGQTQSQMQGQPPDQEPPLGHRDTPAEDEGQAAHRFVAGAELPEQLQHGSHDAAEEAEPDPSVVPGIEHPDQQGDV
- a CDS encoding nucleoside hydrolase — its product is MTSSSRPVILDGDPGHDDAVNILLACSSPELDVLGVTTTYGNVGLERTTHNALVVRELIGGDFPVYPGADRPLVVPRLSAEAVHGESGLDGPHLPTPTRGAEALHAAQFIIDTVRARPGEVTLLPTGPLTNLALALRLAPDIATLIREVVWMGGSLEAGNWSPSAEFNALCDPHAAQIVFETAAETGLKLTMFGLNVTHQAIADSRRVAAFRALGTPVGEFTAVLLEFFAEHHRERYGWDGGALHDPMTAAYLLAPELFEVRPLLVDIDISAGPSAGRTIGDVWRVTGRPPNVDAALKVDADGFFALLTERIGRYR
- a CDS encoding MerR family transcriptional regulator → MAEFSTRTTMTIGAFSRLSRLSLKALRLYDALGLLSPVQTDEHSGYRYYDPAQLARARQISLLRQLDVPLQGIAELLDAPSAERPARFRALWEGLEMAHRQRRALAEYLMTQVFPEQRSSSMTQPSTSPTFTAQQRFVPEQRVATLTRRVFVGELQAFFEDSARVPQLLRAQGAEPAGPMFALYHGEVNQDSDGPVEICFPYRGEAQAEGDVQLRSEPAHHEAYITLTKSEFEFPQILGAYDAAHAAATQLGECGQLSPREIYTADWPAAGPDDPVGDVAWPFVPRP
- a CDS encoding ornithine cyclodeaminase family protein gives rise to the protein MRLLTDTDVQNFPVAEAVEVMRSALRLHAGGQLTAPPRLSAAGLTFTVGATSEVMGFRAYPSVETPLEEQLVAVWNTQGQLEGVVVGSALGPLRTSALGAVAADVLARGDASRLGLIGSGVQAKAHALAVATVRPLSQVRIYSPNAQHRERLAAELRERGLNAQSVGSAEQVCAESDLLTLATSSAVPVVKAGWVRPGTHVASLGAKERGRHELPPELTERCTVIATDSPAQLGAAPGGHLAANFPVLALGTCLQNPPPRRPEDITLFLSVGLAGTEVLLARAMLPS